In Haliaeetus albicilla chromosome 30, bHalAlb1.1, whole genome shotgun sequence, a single genomic region encodes these proteins:
- the LOC138682977 gene encoding olfactory receptor 14A16-like, producing MSNSSSITEFLLLAFADTRELQLLHFWLFLAIYLAALLANGLIITTIACDHHLHTPMNFFLLNLSLLDLGSISTTVPKAMANSLWDNRAISYAGCAAQVFLFIFLISAEYFLLTVMAYDRYIAICKPLHYGTLLGSRACVHMAAAAWGSGFLNAVLHTANTFSLPLCQGNAVDQFFCEIPQILKLACSDAYLREIGLLVVTFCLAVGCFLFILLSYGQIFRAVLRIPSEQGQHKAFSMCLPHLAVVSLITGTGMFAYLKPPSISSPSLDLLVAVLYSVVPPALNPLIYSMRNHEIKDALRKLITGCF from the coding sequence atgtccaacagcagctccatcactgagttcctcctcctggcatttgcagacacgcgggagctgcagctcttgcacttctggctcttcctggccATCTACCTGGCTGCTCTTCTGGCCAACGGCCTCATCATCACCACCATAGCCTgtgaccaccacctccacacacccatgaacttcttcctcctcaacctctccctccttgacctgggctccatctccaccactgtccccaaagccatggccaacTCCCTCTGGGACAACAGGGCCATCTCCTATGCAggatgtgctgcacaggtctttctgttcatctttttgatctcagcagagtattttcttctcactgtcatggcctatgaccgctacattgccatctgcaaacccctgcactatgggaccctcctgggcagcagagcttgcgtccacatggcagcagctgcctggggcagtgggtttctcaatgctgtgctgcacactgccaatacattttcactaccactctgccaaggcaatgctgtggaccagttcttctgcGAAATCCCACAGATCCTCAAGCTTGCCTGCTCAGATGCCTACCTGAGGGAAATTGGTTTACTTGTAGTTACTTTCTGTTTAGCTGTtgggtgttttcttttcattttgctgtcctatgggcagatcttcagggctgtgctgaggatcccatctgagcagggacagcacaaagccttttccatgtgcctCCCTCACCTCGCCGTTGTCTCCTTGATTACAGGAACTGGAAtgtttgcctacctgaagccgccctccatctcctccccatccctggacctgctggtggcagttctgtactcagtggtgcctccagccttgaaccccctcatctacagcatgagaaacCATGAGATCAAGGATGCCCTGAGAAAACTAATCACTGGATGCTTTTGA